The Halarcobacter mediterraneus genomic interval TTTTTGCAGAAGGTACATTAATCACAGAAGATGATGCAAAAGTTGTTGCTGAAGCAGAAGTAAAATCAGTAGTAATTAGAACACCTTTAACTTGTAAAGAAGAGCATGGCTTATGTTCAAAATGTTATGGTCTTAATCTAGGTGAACAAAGAAAAGCTAGTCCAGGTGAAGCAGTAGGAGTTGTTGCTGCTCAATCTATTGGAGAGCCAGGAACACAGCTTACACTTAGAACTTTCCACGTTGGTGGAACAGCATCTGCTACTCAAACAGAAAGAGAATTAAGAGCTGATAAAGAAGGTTTTATAAGATATTATAACATTAAAACATATGAAGATAGAAATGGTAAAAAAATAGTTGCGAACAGAAGAAATGCAGGTATTTTATTAGTAGAACCAAAAATTAATGCTCCATTCAAAGGTAAAGTTACAGTTGAAACAATTCATGAAGAAACAATTTTAACTATTACTAATGGAAAAGAAGAGAAAAAATTCTATTTAAGAAAGAACGATGTTGCTAAGCCAAATGAACTTGCAGGGGTATCTGGAAAAATAGAAGGTAAATTATATTTACCATATCAAGATGATTTTGAAGTAGAAGAAAATGAGTCTATTGTTGAAATTATTAAAGATGGTTGGAATGTTCCAAATAGGATTCCTTATGCATCAGAATTAAAAGTTGAAGATGGTGCTCCTATTACAACAACTGTAATCTCTGGTTCTAAAGGTATAGTAAAATACTATAAGTTAACTGGAGATTATTTAGAAAGAAGACATGATATTAAATCTGGTGAAGCAGTAAATGAAAAAGGTCTTTTTGCAGTTATTGTTGATGCAGATGATAGAGAAGCTTTAAGACACTATATTGCAAGAGGTTCTGTTGTTGAACATAATGATAATACTGAGGTTGAAAAGGATAGTGTTATTTCACTACCAGCAAGTTCAGAGCAAGTAGTTATTGCTGAATGGGATCCTTATTCAAATCCTTCAATTGCAGAAGAAAAAGGTAAGGTATCATTTGAAGATATTATTCCTGGAGTTACAGTTGCAGAACAATTTGATGAATTAACTGGTACTTCAAAATTAGTGGTAAATGAATATATTCCAAGTGGATATAAACCAACTATTGTTTTAGCTACAGAAGATAAAGAACTATTAAGATATTCTTTAGAACCAAAAACTTCATTATTTGTTAGTGAAGGTCAAACAGTAGAAATTGCTGATGTATTAGGTAAAACACCTAAAGCAACACAAAAATCAAAAGATATTACTGGAGGTCTTCCAAGAGTATCTGAGTTATTTGAAGCAAGAAGACCTAAAGTAATTGCTGTTCTTGCATCGTTTGATGGAATAGTTTCATTTGGTAAGCCACTTAGAAATAAGCAAAGAGTTATTGTTACTGATGAAAATGGTAATAAAGCTGAATACTTAGTAGAAAAATCTAAACAGATTTTAGTTCATGAAGGTGAGTTTGTTCATGCTGGTGAAGCAATAACTGATGGTCAGGTTTCTCCACATGATGTATTAAGAATTTTAGGAGAAAAAGCTCTTCATTATTTCATTGTATCAGAAGTACAACAAGTATATAGATCTCAAGGGGTTAATATTGCTGATAAACATATTGAGGTAATTTTATCTCAAATGTTAAGACAAGTATCTATCTTAGATGGAGGAGATACTAAATTTATTATTGGTGATATGGTTTCTAAAAAAAGATTTATTCAAGAGAATGAAAAGATTATAAAACTTGGTGGTAAACCAGCTATTGCAGAACCATTATTACTTGGTATCACAAGAGCAGCGGTAACATCTGACTCAATCATTTCTGCAGCTTCATTCCAAGAAACAACAAAAGTTTTAACGGAAGCAGCAATAAGTGCAAAAATGGATATGTTAGAAGATTTAAAAGAAAATGTTGTAATAGGTAGAACAATTCCTGTTGGAACAGGACTTTATAAAGATCATAAAGTTAGATTCTCTATTCCTTCAGAGGAAGAATAAGCATTAGGGGTATCCCTAATGTTATTTTAAAATGGAAATAATCTCTTTTTTTCTAATCTTTGTAGCCATTGAACTTTTTGAGTCAAATTGGCAAAAATCTGATACTCTTCATGGAATGCTTCAAAATAATTATAGCATTTATAGACAAAGCATATTTTTATTTTTTTTATTAAATCCTAGTTTTATATATTCAATATTTCTAGTAATCTTTTTAAATAATACGTCTTTTTTATTATTAAGTATAGTAGGAATAAAATTTCTAGATATATCTTTAAAACTCAATATTATGTCAAAAATAACAGAAGGCACACCATTAGAGGAAATAATACCTAATATTCAAGTAAGTAAACTATTTAGATACCTTAATGTAATTATTTATCCTTTAACTTTCATACTTTCAGAAAACTATTTTAATCTATAACAAATACTCTTTTTTAATAATTTAGTAATTATAAAATGCTATACTAATAAAAATGTAAAGGGGTTAAGATGCAATATTTAGTAATTGCCTATGATAATGAGGGAGCTTTAGAAAAAAGACTTGAAGTACGTGATGCTCATGTTGAAGGTACTAAAAAATTAATGAATGAAGGTAAAATAATTAATGCAGGTGCATTAATTGAAGAAGAACAGATGGTTGGTTCAACTTTATTAGTAGATTTTGCAAATGATGATGAAATAAATGATTGGTTATCAAATGAACCTTATGTTCAAAATAATGTATGGAATATGGAAGAATTCCAAATCGTTCCTGTGAAGCTTTTAACAAAATAACTATAAAATTTAAGATAATATTTTTTAGTATTTTTAATGCTTAGTTTAGTTTTTTTAGCAAAAGTTTGTTATATAATTTTAATGGTATTTAGTCTTTTTTGTTTATATATTAAATATTATTTTAACAAAGATTTTGCTAAATATTTTTTTCTTTCTTCTTTGAGTTTTTTAATAGGACTTGCATTAATCAATTTAAGATATACAATTTCTGATTTTTATTCAATAGTCATTGCTAATACAATCCTTGTCTCAGGTCAAATATATTTATATATTGCGGTATTGAAACTTTTAGGTTATAAAGCTTATTGGAAAAACCAATATTTTATTCCTATAGGAGTTATCTTTATAGGGTACATACTTTTTACCTATGTATATTTCAATCTTCCCATGAGAATATTTATTTTCTCAGTCTTTTTTATGATATCTGATGGTTTGATAGCACTAATATTTTGGAAGATAAGGAATAAAAAAGAAATAGCAAATAAAATAAGTAGTCTAATGTTTTTTATTGGTTTTGTAATATTTCTTATTACTGCAATTAATTCATTTATTGTAGATTTAAATGTTAATTATTTATCAAACAATTATTTTTTTATGTTTTTACCTTATTTATATTTAGTTTTGTTTTTTTTGTGGATGATGTATCTATTATATTGTTATAGTAAAAAGGCATAAATTGAAATATTTATTTTTATTGTTATTCTTATTTTCTTTTTTATATCCTCAAAAATTAGAAAAAGTAAAGTTACAATTACAATGGAAACATCAATTTGAATTTCCAGGTTTTTATGCAGCAAAAGAAAAAGGTTTTTATAAAAAAGCTGGATTTGATGTTGAATTCATAGAATTTGATGAAAATATGAATATTGTAGAAGAAGTGTTATCTGGAAATGCTGATTTTGGATTATCTTTTTCTTCTATTATAATTGATTATATTCAAGGAGATCCAATTATAATGCTTGCTAATTTTTTTAAACAGTCTCCTTTAGTTTTGGCAACACAAAAAAATATTAAGCTACCTTCAGATTTAAAAAATAAAAAGATTATGGGACTTTTAGATAGTTCACATAAAAGAACAGTTTTAACTATGCTAAATAAATTTGATATAAATATAAATGATTTTATACATTATCCTCGTGAATTTTCTGTAAATGCCTTTGTAGATAAAAAAGTAGATGCAATTAGTATTTTTACAACTAATGAAATTTATGAATTAAATAAATTAGGAGTGAAATATAATATATTAGACCCAGCAGTATTTGGTTCAAAATTTTATGATTTAAACTTATTTACAAAAAAAGATAATGCAGAATATAATAGAAAAAAAGTTAAGGCTTTTAAGGATGCTTCAATAAAAGGATGGAAGTATGCCTTAGAGAATAAAGAAGAACTAGTTGATATTATTTTACAAAAATATAATACTCAAAATAAAACAAAAGAAGCACTTTTATTTGAGTCAAAACAAATAGAAGATTTAATGTTGACAAAAGTTTACTCTATTGGAAGTATAGATTTAAATCAGTTAAATTTTATCGCAGATACTTTTACTCAATCTCAATTAATTGAAAAACTGCCAAAAAAGAGATTAGAAAAATTTATTTTTGAAGATAATATACAAGCTTTATACTTGACTGATAAACAAAAAGAGTACTTGAATTATAAGAAAAAGATTAAAATGTGTGTAGATCCTAATTGGATGCCACTTGATGGTATAAAAGAAGGTAAGCATATGGGAATAGCAGCAGATTTTATGAAAAATATCTCTAATAAAATTAAAATACCTATTAAACTTGTAATCACTGATTCTTGGAAGGAATCTCTTATAAAGGTGAAAAAAAGAGATTGCGATATATTAGCTTTATCTCAGAAAACACCAAGTAGAACTAAATATTTAAACTTTACAAGCCCATATTTAAAAACACCACTTGTTTTAGCAACAAAAAAAGGAAAATCATTTATTAATGATATAAAAAAGATTAATAATAAAAAAATTGCAATTGTTGGAAATTATTCTATGTATGAAATCTTAAAGAATAAATATCCAGATATGAATTTAATTCAGGTTCAATCTGTAGAAGAAGGATTAAAAAAAGTACAACAAGAAAAATTTTTTGGTTT includes:
- a CDS encoding YciI family protein translates to MQYLVIAYDNEGALEKRLEVRDAHVEGTKKLMNEGKIINAGALIEEEQMVGSTLLVDFANDDEINDWLSNEPYVQNNVWNMEEFQIVPVKLLTK